Proteins co-encoded in one Hirundo rustica isolate bHirRus1 chromosome 18, bHirRus1.pri.v3, whole genome shotgun sequence genomic window:
- the SPHK1 gene encoding sphingosine kinase 1: MAAGRRAPPEPGGGPVLLQGIFGAGPAPGAAACSLSLTARELQVRRAGGCPGGSAGPDAALRLADCVGSAAFPAAAAAACFSLVCYPLRGPRWGPPARQRLERIFRVSRGPDAEGNLRIAQAWSRRIRELAVPAVPAQDGDSYGVLPRPCHALVLLNPQSGSGRALDDFQAVVQHMLAEADITTTVFITERPHHAHEKVRDEDLSQWDTLVVMSGDGLLFEVVNGLMERPDWKEAMKKPLCILPGGSGNALAASINYYAGYDHVAKKKLLTNCTFILCKGLYTQMDLVSLSTASGKRFFSFLGFGWGFISDVDIDSEKYRWLGSARFTLGTLQCLAKLRVYQGRLSYLPVATEQGSVPAPRDPHAPVTNGHVPQPAGTDAPGSLPPDSLLAPLGQPVPAHWTVVPEEEFVLVYAIYQSHLGTNLLMAPAARLHDGCIHLFYMKAGISRVTLLKLFLAMSRGTHLDLNCPHLCYVPVRAFRLEPRVAAGVMTVDGEALACEPVQGQVHARLCRVLSGS; the protein is encoded by the exons ATGGCCGCCGGCCGCCGCGCTCCCCCGGAGCCCGGCGGGGGCCCGGTGCTGCTTCAAGGCATCTTCGGCGCCGGGCCGGCCCCCGGTGCCGCCGCCTGCTCGCTGTCCCTGACGGCCCGGGAGCTGCAGGTGCGGCGCGCCGGCGGCTGCCCGGGCGGCTCGGCCGGTCCCGACGCCGCGCTCCGCCTGGCCGACTGCGTGGGCTCGGCCGCCTTccccgcggccgcggccgccgcctgCTTCTCGCTGGTGTGTTACCCGCTGCGGGGGCCGCGCTGGGGGCCGCCGGCACGCCAGCGCCTGGAGCGGATCTTCCGCGTCTCCCGGGGTCCCGACGCCGAGGGCAACCTGCGCATCGCCCAGGCCTGGAGCCGCCGCATCCGCGAGCTCGCCGTGCCCGCCGTGCCCGCGCAGGACG GTGACAGCTATGGGGTGTTGCCCCGGCCCTGCCACGCGCTGGTGCTGCTGAACCCACAGAGCGGCTCCGGCCGTGCCCTCGATGACTTCCAGGCAGTGGTGCAGCACATGCTGGCCGAGGCAGACATTACCACCACTGTCTTCATCACTG AAAGACCCCACCATGCTCATGAGAAGGTGCGAGATGAGGACCTGTCGCAGTGGGACACGTTGGTGGTCATGTCCGGGGACGGGCTGCTGTTCGAG GTGGTGAACGGGCTGATGGAGCGTCCAGACTGGAAGGAGGCCATGAAGAAGCCACTGTGTATCCTACCGGGGGGCTCTGGGAATGCCCTGGCTGCCTCTATCAACTACTATGCAGG CTACGACCACGTCGCCAAGAAGAAGCTGCTGACGAACTGCACCTTCATCCTCTGCAAGGGGCTGTACACGCAGATGGACTTGGTGTCGCTGAGCACGGCCTCGGGCAAGCgcttcttctccttcctgggcttTGGCTGGGGCTTCATCTCGGATGTGGACATCGACAGCGAGAAGTACCGCTGGCTGGGCAGCGCCCGCTTCACCCTGGGCACCCTGCAGTGCCTGGCCAAGCTCAGGGTGTACCAGGGCCGCCTGTCCTACCTGCCCGTCGCCACGGAGCAGGGCAGCGTCCCGGCACCCCGGGACCCCCACGCTCCCGTCACCAACGGCCACGTCCCGCAGCCGGCGGGGACGGACGCGCCCGGCTCTCTGCCCCCCGACTCGCTGCTGGCGCCGCTGGGCCAGCCCGTGCCGGCGCACTGGACCGTGGTCCCCGAGGAGGAGTTTGTCCTGGTCTATGCCATCTACCAGTCCCACCTGGGCACCAACCTGCTGATGGCACCGGCGGCCCGGCTGCACGACGGCTGCATCCACCTCTTCTACATGAAGGCTGGCATCAGCCGCGTGACGCTGCTGAAGCTCTTCCTGGCCATGTCCAGGGGGACCCACCTGGACTTGAACTGTCCCCACCTGTGCTACGTCCCCGTGCGGGCATTCCGCCTGGAGCCGCGGGTGGCCGCGGGCGTCATGACGGTGGATGGGGAGGCTCTGGCCTGCGAGCCCGTGCAGGGCCAGGTCCATGCCCGCCTCTGCCGCGTCCTCAGCGGCTCCTGA
- the LOC120761145 gene encoding uncharacterized protein LOC120761145 yields MWHGARVMGGQPMENPPTSPLTAKGTGPWSRASCPATTTSLPSTANSSSYPRRSSGVSQTPQTSFVEKVCIFEAPCPGFAGQGDVCPEFGETEAETAEKVCLELCKKPRVKYTNNLPQLSPALGSSRSCPQLPEEQICTGSYPGGRKAQSLGSSHAFHNPPCPRGLQQRPGALGARAGPDFGVPLPHGSPGGGVQRTCLCCKMSCSVSLRGTQLLHMPARSAASAGSHPGTGTGGGCAPPKSISFSIAPTAEGTCLKVEPEIARLALHRGWQGCELGRGTGTDCSSGNFPGSSCGSGRCGDGAVSMQTQPPDCGSAPLSPVRLGLNRGPAQSRRGQR; encoded by the coding sequence ATGTGGCACGGAGCCAGGGTGATGGGGGGACAGCCTATGGAGAATCCCCCCACTTCCCCCCTCACCGCAAAAGGGACTGGCCCATGGAGCAGAGCATCCTGTCCAGCCACGACCACCAGTCTCCCTTCAACAGCAAACTCCAGTTCCTATCCCAGGAGGAGCTCTGGGGTATCCCAGACTCCACAGACATCATTTGTGGAGAAGGTTTGTATATTTGAAGCACCGTGTCCTGGGTTCGCTGGGCAAGGTGATGTGTGCCCTGAGtttggggaaactgaggcagaaacagcagaaaaggttTGTCTTGAGCTGTGCAAGAAGCCAAGGGTTAAATACACCAATAACCTCCCTCAGCTgtctccagctctgggctcctcccGCTCCTGCCCCCAGCTGCCGGAGGAGCAGATCTGCACTGGGAGTTATCCTGGGGGGAGAAAAGCACAGAGCCTGGGGTCTTCCCACGCCTTCCATAACCCTCCGTGCCCccgggggctgcagcagagacCTGGGGCTCTCGGTGCCAGGGCAGGCCCGGATTTCGGGGTCCCACTGCCACACGGCAGCCCCGGAGGAGGCGTGCAGAGGACGTGCCTCTGTTGCAAGATGAGCTGCAGCGTTTCCCTTCGAGGCACACAGCTCCTCCACATGCCTGCCCGCTCTGCCGCGTCTGCCGGCAGCCACCCGGGGACGGGAACGGGAGGGGGATGCGCTCCTCCCAAATCCATCTCTTTTAGCATCGCTCCCACTGCTGAAGGTACATGTCTCAAGGTGGAGCCAGAAATAGCGCGGCTGGCGCTGCatcggggctggcagggctgcgAGCTTGGCAGGGGGACAGGCACCGACTGCAGCAGTGGGAACtttccaggcagctcctgcGGGAGCGGCCGGTGCGGAGATGGAGCCGTTTCCATGCAGACCCAGCCCCCGGACTGCGGATCAGCCCCTCTCAGCCCAGTGAGGCTGGGGCTGAACAGGgggccagcacagagcaggaggggacagagatAA